The following are from one region of the Halarcobacter sp. genome:
- a CDS encoding YigZ family protein has product MYFINENYTQTLEEKKSKFIAYLTPYENFDLMMEKIRKEHPKARHYVYAYRYLNEFDQVVENSSDDGEPKGTSGKPSLNVLAGNELINCGVIIVRYFGGIKLGTGGLVRAYSDAVNLVINSSNLIKYEKLKSEKLEFDYSSLSLVEYIVNNLQIQISNKDFSDKVKLTLDVTDEQYDQLKKQLPREIAIQL; this is encoded by the coding sequence ATGTATTTTATTAATGAGAACTATACCCAAACTTTAGAAGAAAAAAAATCAAAGTTTATTGCTTATTTAACTCCATACGAAAACTTTGATTTAATGATGGAAAAAATTAGAAAAGAACATCCAAAAGCAAGACATTATGTTTATGCATATAGATACTTAAATGAATTTGACCAAGTAGTAGAAAACTCTAGTGATGATGGAGAGCCAAAAGGTACAAGTGGAAAACCATCTTTAAATGTATTAGCTGGTAATGAACTTATAAATTGTGGCGTAATTATTGTAAGGTATTTTGGTGGAATAAAACTTGGTACTGGTGGTTTGGTTCGGGCTTACAGTGATGCAGTCAATTTAGTTATCAATTCTTCAAATTTAATAAAATATGAAAAACTAAAAAGTGAAAAATTAGAGTTTGATTATAGCTCTTTATCTTTAGTTGAGTATATAGTTAATAACCTTCAAATTCAAATTAGCAATAAAGATTTTAGTGATAAAGTGAAATTAACTTTAGATGTAACAGATGAACAATATGATCAATTAAAAAAACAACTTCCAAGAGAGATTGCAATACAACTTTAA
- a CDS encoding TlyA family RNA methyltransferase codes for MRLDIYLTKNFDIQSRNKAHEIIKAKKVKVNGNTVTKPSFIVDENSKIELLEEDFYVSRAAYKLKYFLNEININLSALDGLDIGSSTGGFTQILLESDIKSVTCVDVGSNQLHEKIKNDKRIIFFENQDIRTFNSEKKFDIITCDVSFISVLNIINDIDRLAKDKIIILFKPQFEVGTNIKRDKKGVVKDKKAIVKAREKFLDQCKLLDWKLNYFSPSRLEGKDGNEEELFYFSK; via the coding sequence ATGAGATTAGACATTTATCTAACAAAAAACTTTGATATACAAAGTAGAAATAAAGCACACGAAATAATAAAAGCTAAAAAAGTAAAAGTTAATGGAAACACTGTAACAAAACCCTCTTTTATAGTAGATGAAAATTCAAAGATAGAACTTTTAGAAGAGGATTTTTATGTAAGTCGTGCAGCTTATAAATTAAAATATTTTTTAAATGAAATAAATATTAATTTATCAGCTTTAGATGGACTTGACATAGGAAGTAGTACTGGTGGATTTACCCAAATATTACTAGAATCAGATATTAAAAGTGTAACTTGTGTTGATGTTGGGTCAAACCAATTACATGAAAAAATAAAAAATGATAAAAGAATAATATTTTTTGAGAATCAAGATATTAGAACTTTTAACTCAGAAAAAAAGTTTGATATTATCACTTGTGATGTTTCATTTATCTCAGTTTTAAATATTATAAATGATATTGACAGATTAGCAAAAGATAAAATTATAATCCTTTTTAAACCTCAATTTGAAGTTGGTACAAATATAAAAAGAGACAAAAAAGGGGTTGTAAAAGATAAAAAAGCTATAGTTAAAGCAAGAGAAAAATTCTTAGACCAATGCAAATTATTAGATTGGAAACTAAATTATTTTTCACCTAGCAGGTTAGAAGGAAAAGATGGAAATGAAGAAGAGCTCTTCTATTTTAGTAAATAA